In the Methanocorpusculum vombati genome, one interval contains:
- the serS gene encoding serine--tRNA ligase, whose amino-acid sequence MLDIKFVRAHPEVVRADLEKRHDTEKLAWVDTVLEQDKLFRELTVKNNELRARRNSIAKEINAAKKAGEDPAPLFAEAKALPQRIKENDEIMEKATETVRYYLMRLPNILHESVPYGKDDTENVVVKTVGTPRTFDFEVVNHGELCVRNGWADFERAAKTSGAGFYFLKGNLALLDMALQRFAIDTLVAKGYTLIVPPYMLNRKSYEDVTDLADFEKVMYKIDGDDEYLIATAEHPMAAMYQDEIFEEKDLPLKMVGISPCFRREIGAHGLDSRGLFRVHQFTKVEQFIYCMPEKSWEMHEELLANSEELFTKLGLPYHVVNICTGDIGIVAAKKYDIEAWMPRDNAYREVVSCSNCTAYQACRLNIRVRDAHDFDSKQYLHTLNSTAIATSRALRCILENYQTEDGRVEIPQVLRPYMQGREYL is encoded by the coding sequence ATGCTGGATATTAAGTTTGTCCGGGCGCATCCGGAGGTTGTGCGTGCGGATCTGGAAAAGCGGCACGATACGGAAAAGCTTGCCTGGGTTGATACTGTTCTTGAGCAGGATAAGCTGTTCCGCGAGCTGACGGTAAAAAATAATGAGCTGCGGGCCCGCAGAAATTCCATCGCAAAGGAGATTAATGCGGCAAAGAAGGCGGGAGAGGATCCTGCTCCGCTGTTTGCAGAGGCAAAGGCACTGCCGCAGAGAATTAAGGAAAACGATGAGATCATGGAGAAGGCGACGGAGACGGTGCGGTATTATCTGATGCGTCTGCCGAATATTCTGCATGAATCGGTTCCGTACGGAAAGGATGACACGGAGAACGTAGTGGTTAAGACGGTGGGTACGCCGCGGACGTTTGATTTTGAGGTGGTAAATCACGGTGAGCTGTGCGTCCGCAACGGATGGGCTGATTTTGAGCGTGCAGCAAAGACTTCGGGTGCAGGTTTTTATTTCCTGAAAGGAAATCTTGCGCTGCTGGATATGGCATTGCAGCGGTTTGCAATTGATACGCTGGTTGCAAAGGGATATACGCTGATCGTCCCGCCGTATATGCTGAACCGGAAATCATACGAAGATGTAACGGATCTTGCGGATTTCGAGAAGGTTATGTATAAGATCGACGGGGACGATGAATATCTGATTGCAACAGCCGAACATCCGATGGCGGCGATGTATCAGGATGAGATTTTTGAGGAAAAGGACCTGCCGCTGAAGATGGTGGGCATCTCTCCGTGTTTCCGCCGCGAGATCGGGGCGCATGGTCTGGATTCCCGGGGGTTGTTCCGTGTGCACCAGTTTACCAAGGTGGAACAGTTTATTTACTGTATGCCGGAGAAGTCGTGGGAGATGCATGAGGAGCTTCTGGCAAATTCAGAGGAGCTGTTCACAAAACTTGGTCTGCCGTACCATGTGGTGAACATCTGTACCGGAGACATTGGCATTGTGGCTGCGAAGAAGTATGATATTGAGGCATGGATGCCGCGGGACAATGCGTACCGTGAGGTGGTGTCCTGTTCAAACTGTACGGCATATCAGGCGTGCCGTCTGAATATCCGGGTGCGGGATGCGCATGATTTTGATTCAAAACAGTATCTGCATACGCTGAACTCTACGGCAATTGCAACATCGCGTGCGCTGCGGTGCATTCTGGAAAATTATCAGACCGAAGACGGCCGTGTGGAGATTCCGCAGGTTCTGCGTCCGTATATGCAGGGAAGGGAATACCTCTAA
- a CDS encoding FAD-dependent oxidoreductase has protein sequence MIIVIGGGPAGRMAAVRLASAGREVTLLEQRALGGQCVHDGCMLVCGLNDVARAIRNTEFLCGCGVAAGSVSVRYPEVMRSLEKVQARLSEILERETLEAGVKVEYGVTAEVRDGRVVVDGVVREAEAVVVACGAEMYVPDVPGADLPGTYTARTIRSMPALPKRMAIIGGGISAAEFAYIFSAFGVEVMLFARHELLSILPERMHKAVRRDLSSVKIYEHHALERVLGSDAVSGVVAGGETFACDAVLFATGMRPSSPHVSGVQKGKDGSIIVNERMETSVPGVYACGDVTGAPYFTPVSRLQGFAAADAILGNPRTVDLSRVPFTVVLGLDYTVCPTAGETGMTFSSPNIAGPGSMWHVSDGSVGTMELTVAPESGKIVGFASSGPGTGVVGTYLGYLVRKGVTVHEFSPMLEVHPIPDGLYSMIRFAEGHLEKK, from the coding sequence ATGATTATTGTTATCGGCGGAGGACCGGCGGGCAGGATGGCGGCTGTGCGTCTTGCCTCTGCCGGTCGTGAGGTCACTCTTTTGGAACAGCGTGCACTCGGCGGTCAGTGTGTGCATGACGGGTGTATGCTGGTGTGCGGGCTGAATGATGTTGCCCGGGCGATTCGGAATACAGAATTCTTGTGCGGCTGCGGTGTAGCTGCGGGGTCGGTCTCTGTCCGGTATCCCGAGGTGATGCGCAGTCTTGAAAAGGTTCAGGCGCGGCTTTCCGAAATTCTTGAACGCGAAACTCTTGAGGCAGGAGTAAAGGTTGAGTACGGCGTGACCGCTGAGGTGCGTGACGGCCGGGTGGTTGTGGATGGTGTTGTGCGCGAGGCGGAGGCGGTGGTTGTTGCGTGCGGTGCGGAGATGTATGTCCCGGATGTTCCGGGTGCGGACCTGCCGGGAACGTATACGGCCCGGACGATCCGGTCAATGCCCGCGCTGCCGAAACGGATGGCGATCATCGGCGGAGGAATCTCGGCTGCCGAGTTTGCGTATATTTTTTCGGCGTTTGGTGTTGAGGTGATGCTGTTTGCCCGGCATGAACTGCTTTCCATTCTTCCGGAGAGGATGCATAAGGCGGTGCGGCGTGACCTTTCTTCGGTGAAAATCTATGAACATCATGCGCTGGAGCGGGTGCTGGGATCTGATGCGGTTAGTGGTGTTGTTGCGGGCGGAGAAACGTTTGCCTGTGATGCGGTACTGTTTGCAACCGGCATGCGTCCGTCGAGTCCGCATGTCTCCGGCGTTCAGAAAGGTAAAGACGGGTCAATTATCGTAAACGAGCGGATGGAAACATCGGTTCCGGGCGTGTATGCCTGCGGTGATGTGACGGGTGCCCCGTACTTTACGCCGGTGTCGCGTTTGCAGGGATTTGCGGCGGCTGATGCAATTCTGGGAAATCCGCGGACGGTAGATCTCTCGCGTGTTCCGTTTACGGTGGTACTCGGCCTTGACTATACCGTGTGTCCGACTGCGGGCGAGACGGGTATGACATTCTCCTCCCCAAATATTGCAGGACCGGGGTCGATGTGGCATGTGTCGGACGGCTCGGTCGGGACGATGGAACTGACGGTTGCGCCGGAGAGCGGAAAGATTGTGGGGTTTGCGAGTTCGGGACCGGGCACGGGTGTTGTGGGGACGTATCTTGGGTACCTGGTGCGGAAAGGGGTTACGGTGCATGAGTTTTCGCCGATGCTTGAGGTGCACCCGATTCCGGACGGCCTGTATTCAATGATCCGGTTTGCCGAAGGTCATCTGGAAAAGAAGTAA
- a CDS encoding COG1361 S-layer family protein: MKLWKSALIITACLMLVLIAAPVSAAQVSYSTAGIEFFASSDGGNELVPGTESDFTIKLTNNAQYQVVAAESGLQRQYDVATPYQLRVSLEDAEGITVKTDMQTVSQIGPGQSATLTYRVSVDQYATPGPRTLKVHVIYNELFSVDNYGDALGYYWLNDRVKDVPLEVTVRSQVSPEVLEVSSEDISVGTSGFLTLAIKNAGGMDAKNAYASLITSTAGGSSTAIVPVESSVFIGDFPAGSTQTVTFKVSVANNAEIKEYPVGLQIVYQDNYGVDQKSSPVIVGVPVDGKVEFKVTNVEAALAPGDKGLIKVTYKNTGNTKVYSAVARLSAVDPFSSNDDSAYLGDMAPGDSVVGSYEVTVDSSATEKEYGLDTEIRYRDANDNSILSKSMKAVVDVKDTSGPLSFFTSPIFIIIIVAIVLIGGYYVFMKRKGQV; encoded by the coding sequence TTGAAACTTTGGAAATCAGCACTGATTATAACCGCATGTCTCATGCTGGTGCTCATCGCAGCACCGGTCTCTGCGGCACAGGTTTCCTACTCCACCGCGGGAATCGAATTCTTCGCATCCTCCGACGGAGGAAATGAACTTGTTCCCGGAACCGAGTCAGACTTTACGATTAAACTCACGAACAATGCACAGTATCAGGTTGTCGCAGCTGAATCCGGTCTTCAGCGCCAGTACGATGTAGCAACCCCGTACCAGCTCCGTGTCTCTCTGGAAGATGCAGAGGGCATCACGGTTAAGACCGATATGCAGACCGTCTCCCAGATTGGTCCCGGCCAGTCCGCAACCCTGACCTATCGTGTCTCCGTTGACCAGTATGCAACCCCCGGACCCCGGACCCTCAAAGTACACGTCATCTACAACGAACTCTTCTCCGTTGATAACTATGGTGACGCGCTCGGATACTACTGGCTCAATGACCGGGTAAAGGATGTACCTCTTGAAGTTACCGTCCGCTCCCAGGTCTCACCCGAAGTACTGGAAGTATCGAGTGAAGATATCAGCGTCGGAACATCCGGATTCCTGACCCTTGCAATCAAAAATGCAGGTGGTATGGACGCAAAGAACGCCTACGCATCGCTCATCACCTCAACTGCCGGCGGATCATCCACCGCAATTGTACCGGTTGAGAGCAGTGTCTTTATTGGTGATTTCCCCGCAGGATCCACCCAGACTGTGACGTTCAAGGTCTCCGTTGCAAACAACGCAGAGATCAAGGAGTACCCCGTTGGCCTGCAGATTGTCTATCAGGACAACTACGGTGTTGACCAGAAATCCTCGCCGGTTATTGTCGGAGTGCCGGTTGACGGCAAAGTTGAGTTCAAAGTAACCAATGTCGAAGCAGCACTTGCTCCGGGAGATAAGGGCTTAATCAAAGTCACCTACAAAAACACCGGAAATACCAAAGTCTACAGTGCAGTTGCCCGTCTGAGTGCAGTTGATCCGTTCTCCTCCAACGACGACTCCGCATATCTGGGCGACATGGCTCCGGGAGATTCTGTTGTCGGTTCCTATGAAGTAACTGTTGACAGTTCCGCAACCGAGAAGGAGTACGGTCTTGACACCGAAATCCGGTACCGCGATGCAAACGACAACAGTATCCTCTCCAAATCCATGAAGGCAGTCGTTGATGTGAAAGACACGTCAGGACCGCTGTCCTTCTTCACCAGCCCGATCTTCATCATTATCATTGTGGCAATTGTCTTAATCGGCGGCTACTATGTATTCATGAAGCGTAAGGGCCAGGTATAA
- the nadE gene encoding NAD(+) synthase: MLCKDIGCAVTRIKDLIRQTLWASGAKGVVVGISGGIDSAVAAAVAVKALGPEHVLGVHLPSASSSPLDHADAGELCSRFGIELLTIPLDGVVAAAFADPHMTDNPVLRGNYTARLRMAVLYNIAAARDYLVCGTSNKTEYMIGYSTKWGDSAADIQPLLHLWKKDVYAVAEELDIPRSIIEKAPSAGFWEGQSDEDDLGFSYQELDAALMNLEEHEFVPQNALEEQVLVLVNKSSHKRISAVSLL, from the coding sequence ATGCTCTGTAAGGATATCGGGTGTGCCGTCACCCGCATAAAAGATCTGATCCGCCAGACCCTGTGGGCGTCGGGTGCGAAAGGTGTTGTTGTCGGAATCTCCGGCGGAATTGACTCGGCGGTTGCTGCCGCAGTCGCGGTAAAAGCTCTGGGACCCGAGCATGTGCTCGGTGTACATCTGCCGTCTGCGTCAAGCAGTCCCTTGGACCATGCGGATGCCGGGGAGCTGTGCAGCAGGTTTGGTATTGAGTTACTTACCATTCCGCTGGACGGTGTTGTTGCTGCGGCATTTGCTGACCCGCATATGACGGACAACCCGGTGCTTCGCGGGAACTACACGGCACGTCTGCGGATGGCAGTGCTCTATAATATTGCGGCGGCCCGGGACTATCTCGTCTGCGGGACATCCAATAAAACCGAGTATATGATCGGCTACAGCACGAAGTGGGGGGATTCTGCTGCGGACATTCAGCCGCTCCTGCATCTGTGGAAGAAGGATGTGTATGCAGTTGCCGAGGAACTTGACATTCCGCGGTCAATTATTGAGAAAGCTCCGAGTGCCGGATTCTGGGAGGGTCAGAGCGATGAAGACGATCTGGGATTTTCCTATCAGGAACTTGATGCAGCGCTGATGAATCTGGAAGAACATGAATTTGTGCCGCAGAATGCTCTTGAAGAGCAGGTCCTCGTGCTGGTGAATAAAAGTTCCCACAAGCGGATTTCCGCAGTGAGTCTGCTGTAA